One Roseimaritima multifibrata DNA window includes the following coding sequences:
- a CDS encoding ABC transporter ATP-binding protein: MLSAKNIFKSYPTPAEPLEVLRDVSLELDAGERLAIVGPSGAGKSTLLQILGTLDAPTSGTVQINQTDPFQLSETELAHFRNRQIGFIFQDHHLLPQLTVLENVLIPALAIGRPSEETIQHATDLLERVGLASRSTHLPGELSGGEKERVAVARALLNRPTLILADEPTGNLDSHTAQAITDLLLKLQAEENAILVTVTHSKDLAAAMGQQKTLLDGRLS; encoded by the coding sequence ATGCTTTCCGCGAAAAATATCTTCAAATCCTATCCCACCCCTGCGGAACCGCTGGAAGTCCTGCGGGATGTTTCGCTGGAATTGGACGCGGGCGAACGTTTGGCGATCGTGGGGCCAAGCGGTGCAGGCAAAAGTACGCTGCTGCAGATTCTGGGGACGTTGGATGCACCGACGTCGGGGACGGTGCAGATCAACCAAACCGATCCTTTTCAATTGTCCGAAACCGAGCTGGCTCATTTTCGTAATCGCCAAATCGGATTCATTTTCCAGGACCACCATCTGCTGCCACAGTTGACCGTTTTGGAAAATGTATTGATCCCGGCGCTGGCCATTGGCCGTCCGTCAGAAGAGACCATTCAGCATGCAACGGATTTGCTGGAAAGGGTTGGATTGGCTTCGCGATCGACTCACCTGCCCGGCGAACTTTCGGGTGGAGAAAAAGAACGTGTGGCGGTGGCTCGGGCGCTGCTGAACCGTCCCACCCTGATCCTTGCCGATGAACCTACCGGCAACTTGGACAGCCATACCGCTCAAGCGATAACCGATCTGTTGCTGAAACTGCAAGCGGAAGAAAACGCGATTCTGGTTACGGTCACTCATAGCAAGGATTTAGCCGCCGCGATGGGCCAGCAGAAAACACTGCTGGACGGACGGTTGTCATGA